Proteins encoded within one genomic window of Panacibacter microcysteis:
- a CDS encoding CHAT domain-containing protein, giving the protein MSINKIIIRGKVATTESALRGETRIAESPVTLIPEAVYELSPHDRDFQQELALDISDKVIELTFEDGTTWMCDSATLHDLYPAAESLQRSTDGFVIPPTLKSADGERSIVGEIAARLLKVFAKKAICNSVKALAEKLEKTHLGDREGLSYLTKTFAFEKFTGSGQVKPMLLFIHGTNSDTKGAFEDLSTAEVWNEIFNTYGKNVLAFEHRTLTKSPLENTVALAKQLPDGAELHVITHSRGGLIADILAKYSRDNKKNFPGFSVENIQLLKKENRVNDIECIRQLNDIFSRKKITLKKLIRVAAPAAGTKLASKRLDQVFNILYNLLGRNANDVAVILKELIATTIKTKEDTSVLPGIEAMGPESPFIKILNDRTEENAVEGNTLAVIAGNGKLSLSFRALLVIMGKLFYQQRNDLVVNTDSMYLGARRAGSIQYFFDEGKAVDHISYFKNYRTREAISFALKTEDGKNIPGFTCVEQYNVPASDRSLLNIEYGELEPYPDLPTGKKPIVVLLPGIMGSNLSKKNNKIWLAYVKAIFGGLTDLEFTSDTSITATSLIKTSYKKLADRLLTNYDVVIYPFDWRRQLNDAAKDFNDKITELLKLGQPIKIIGHSMGGVLVRDFIINHPETWLQLNTSPGFRLLFLGSPLGGSHRIPAVLFGNDAIINSLNMLDRIHTKKELISMFVNFPGILSLLPLTTDEQNDFASIKTWEKMRESLGDCDWPLPSPAQLEIFKAYRNNINALKGTIDYSNMVYIAGKDKFTACGYFNDVIPPRTELVFLYTAEGDQSVTWESGIPQKMIDDGNVYYANVTHGALANDAALFEGIEEILLNGSTNLISKSRPLIRGDEKLFRLPDIYNFDLSEKGLEAAILGITENKEQPVNNVPLSISVSHGDLAYASFPLLAGHFMNDGILYAEKSVDIQMTGTLSARHSLGIYPGEIGTSAALTANNLETDFPGAIIVGLGEPGTLTPFLLTQTIEQAISKYLLDMNNQPADGKDLGVSTLIIGCGYGGLSVENAVKSIIEGINKANTKVSGLYKNNIRLIQYIEFIELYEDRALNCMYTLKKIETKENRLYNIRIGNKKIKTLFGQKKRLPVDFSEEWWRRITVKTKTIKEDSTEVPALIFSSSTGDAREEEKELFTGTRLIDLFIEQISTQNNWSPASARTLFELMIPNEFKERLKRKGSINWIVEQETAAYPWELLQDKAANAKPLCVNAGMIRQLSIKDFRLNIKRVSGDNALIVADPQLDGFVSQLDGAKKEGEIVDKLLDNYGYARTTLINKQAAEIVQAMFAGEYRILHIAGHGLYNPQQPQRSGVVIGNGLFLTAFDIEQMNAVPELVFINCCHLGKVDAANENMYRSKYKLAANIGTQLIQMGVKAVVAAGWAVADQAAHDFAEEFYARMFAGYNFGDAVKEARELIYDKHHTFSNTWGAYQCYGDPFYKLINRTVNKTAGTRQYIMAEEVIIDLINLKNDLDTKNYSTQQALDMLEKIKAAKSIAEINDADSDEIEAMIYYELGEYDKAVKAFDELRATEKASFSVAALEKYCNVRCKKYVEDYKLNGDHNASIKKIKTVIGELEQLSKIKSTSDRNILTGSAYKRIAFLATDQATKLKAYTDAEKYYTKSCAETYNAYGFKSQVMMQYLCDLLNKQPGRKPSLGGKAVHDVIERINKQKRTLKPAYRNMDYWELMDDVSLDFLLLLLQKEEALREKNWSMLETKFKRIWKKAGSMGKKKAEIENFEIFADGLQATKNRHALLLKNRIDELRQTLERVLGE; this is encoded by the coding sequence CAAAGTTATCGAACTAACTTTTGAAGATGGCACTACATGGATGTGCGATAGCGCAACGCTGCATGACCTGTACCCCGCTGCAGAAAGTTTACAAAGAAGTACAGATGGCTTCGTAATACCGCCAACCCTCAAATCTGCAGACGGCGAAAGAAGCATTGTAGGCGAAATAGCCGCAAGACTGTTAAAGGTGTTTGCTAAAAAAGCCATCTGTAACAGCGTAAAAGCTCTTGCTGAAAAATTAGAAAAAACGCATCTCGGCGATCGGGAGGGGCTTAGTTATCTGACTAAAACATTTGCGTTTGAAAAATTTACAGGAAGCGGTCAGGTCAAACCAATGCTGTTGTTTATACATGGAACAAATTCCGATACAAAAGGCGCCTTTGAAGATCTTTCAACCGCCGAAGTATGGAACGAGATATTTAACACCTATGGAAAAAATGTGCTTGCATTTGAACACCGCACACTTACCAAAAGCCCGCTTGAAAACACTGTTGCCCTCGCAAAACAACTTCCCGACGGAGCAGAACTACATGTTATTACGCATTCCAGGGGTGGGCTTATTGCAGACATACTTGCAAAATACAGCAGGGACAATAAAAAAAACTTTCCCGGTTTTTCGGTAGAAAATATCCAGCTGCTCAAAAAAGAAAACCGGGTAAACGATATTGAATGTATCAGGCAGTTGAACGACATCTTCAGCCGAAAAAAGATTACACTCAAAAAGTTGATCCGGGTAGCAGCGCCTGCTGCAGGTACAAAGCTTGCTTCAAAAAGACTGGACCAGGTGTTCAATATCCTGTACAATTTACTTGGCCGCAATGCAAACGATGTGGCGGTAATATTAAAAGAGCTCATTGCAACCACGATCAAAACAAAAGAAGATACCAGCGTCTTACCCGGTATAGAAGCAATGGGGCCTGAATCGCCATTTATAAAAATACTGAATGACAGAACCGAAGAAAATGCCGTAGAAGGAAATACACTGGCTGTAATTGCCGGCAACGGAAAACTAAGCCTCTCTTTCAGGGCTTTGCTGGTAATTATGGGTAAACTGTTTTACCAGCAAAGAAACGACCTGGTGGTAAATACAGATTCCATGTACCTGGGTGCAAGGCGCGCTGGCAGTATTCAGTATTTTTTTGACGAAGGAAAAGCAGTCGATCATATCAGCTACTTTAAAAACTACCGCACCAGGGAAGCCATTTCTTTTGCCTTGAAAACAGAGGATGGCAAAAACATACCAGGTTTTACATGTGTCGAGCAATACAATGTTCCTGCAAGCGACAGAAGCTTACTCAATATCGAATATGGAGAACTGGAGCCCTACCCAGATCTGCCAACAGGAAAAAAGCCAATTGTAGTTTTATTACCGGGCATTATGGGTTCTAACCTGTCAAAAAAGAACAATAAAATATGGCTGGCCTATGTTAAAGCAATTTTTGGTGGTCTGACAGATCTTGAGTTTACTTCAGACACTTCCATCACTGCAACTTCACTGATCAAAACATCTTACAAAAAACTGGCCGACCGTCTACTTACGAATTATGATGTTGTTATTTACCCTTTTGATTGGAGACGCCAGCTCAATGACGCAGCAAAAGATTTCAACGACAAGATAACGGAACTATTAAAGCTGGGTCAACCCATTAAGATCATCGGTCATTCCATGGGTGGCGTTCTCGTGCGTGATTTCATCATCAATCATCCCGAAACCTGGCTGCAGTTAAATACGTCACCCGGATTTAGGCTACTGTTTCTTGGTTCTCCGCTGGGCGGCTCTCACAGAATTCCGGCAGTACTTTTTGGTAATGATGCCATCATCAATTCTTTAAACATGCTCGACAGGATTCATACAAAAAAAGAATTGATCAGCATGTTTGTAAATTTCCCCGGGATTCTCAGTTTGCTGCCGCTTACCACAGATGAGCAAAATGATTTTGCCAGCATTAAAACATGGGAAAAAATGCGGGAGAGCCTTGGTGACTGTGATTGGCCCCTGCCTTCCCCTGCACAGCTTGAAATATTCAAAGCATACAGGAACAACATCAATGCATTAAAAGGCACCATTGATTATTCGAATATGGTGTATATAGCCGGTAAAGATAAATTCACGGCATGCGGGTATTTTAACGATGTTATTCCGCCAAGAACCGAACTGGTCTTTTTATACACTGCCGAAGGAGACCAAAGTGTTACGTGGGAAAGCGGTATCCCTCAGAAAATGATTGACGACGGGAATGTCTACTATGCAAATGTTACGCACGGAGCGCTGGCCAATGATGCAGCATTATTCGAAGGAATTGAAGAAATACTGTTAAATGGCAGTACCAATCTCATTAGTAAAAGCAGGCCACTCATTCGAGGAGATGAAAAGCTTTTTCGCTTGCCGGATATTTACAATTTTGACCTTTCTGAAAAAGGACTGGAAGCAGCAATACTGGGCATTACAGAAAACAAAGAACAACCAGTCAATAATGTTCCGCTTTCCATTTCAGTTAGTCATGGCGATCTTGCTTATGCATCATTCCCCCTGCTTGCTGGTCACTTTATGAACGATGGTATCTTATATGCAGAAAAATCTGTTGATATACAAATGACAGGCACACTCTCTGCGAGACATTCACTTGGCATTTATCCCGGAGAGATCGGCACAAGCGCCGCACTCACCGCGAACAACTTGGAAACAGATTTTCCGGGTGCCATTATCGTAGGGCTGGGAGAACCCGGAACGCTGACACCATTCCTGCTCACCCAAACAATTGAACAGGCAATCAGCAAATACCTGCTCGATATGAATAATCAGCCCGCAGACGGTAAAGATCTCGGTGTATCTACCCTCATCATTGGCTGTGGGTATGGCGGCCTGAGTGTGGAAAACGCCGTAAAGTCTATCATCGAAGGCATCAATAAAGCAAACACCAAAGTATCAGGCTTATACAAAAATAATATCCGTCTTATCCAATACATTGAGTTTATAGAATTGTACGAAGACCGCGCATTAAACTGTATGTATACCCTTAAAAAGATTGAGACAAAAGAAAACAGGCTCTATAATATCAGGATTGGCAATAAAAAAATCAAGACACTTTTCGGGCAAAAGAAGCGGTTGCCCGTAGATTTTTCTGAAGAGTGGTGGCGCCGTATCACGGTTAAAACCAAAACTATTAAGGAAGATTCAACAGAAGTTCCGGCCTTGATATTTAGTTCTTCTACCGGCGATGCGCGGGAAGAAGAAAAAGAATTGTTTACCGGTACACGGCTGATTGATCTTTTTATAGAACAAATTTCTACCCAAAACAACTGGTCACCTGCATCTGCCCGAACCCTGTTCGAATTAATGATTCCAAACGAGTTCAAAGAACGGCTTAAAAGAAAAGGCAGCATTAACTGGATCGTAGAACAAGAAACCGCTGCATATCCGTGGGAGCTGTTACAGGATAAAGCTGCAAATGCCAAACCTTTATGTGTCAATGCCGGAATGATCAGGCAGCTGTCTATAAAAGATTTCCGCCTCAATATCAAAAGGGTTTCCGGCGATAACGCCCTGATTGTCGCAGATCCCCAGCTTGATGGCTTTGTTTCACAACTGGATGGCGCTAAAAAGGAAGGAGAAATCGTAGACAAACTACTGGATAATTATGGCTACGCCAGAACAACGCTCATCAATAAGCAGGCCGCAGAAATTGTTCAGGCAATGTTTGCCGGCGAATATCGCATACTTCACATCGCAGGTCATGGTCTTTATAATCCACAGCAACCACAACGCTCCGGCGTGGTCATCGGTAACGGACTTTTTCTGACAGCATTCGATATAGAACAAATGAATGCAGTGCCTGAACTTGTCTTCATTAACTGTTGCCACCTGGGCAAAGTAGATGCAGCAAATGAAAATATGTACCGCAGCAAATACAAACTGGCTGCAAACATTGGCACACAACTGATCCAAATGGGTGTTAAAGCTGTAGTAGCAGCAGGCTGGGCAGTTGCCGATCAGGCAGCGCATGATTTTGCAGAAGAGTTTTATGCAAGAATGTTTGCAGGCTACAATTTTGGCGATGCTGTGAAAGAAGCACGTGAGCTCATTTACGATAAACACCATACATTCAGTAACACATGGGGTGCATACCAATGCTATGGCGATCCCTTCTATAAGCTCATCAACAGAACCGTAAACAAAACGGCAGGCACAAGGCAATACATTATGGCCGAAGAAGTAATCATCGATCTTATCAACCTGAAAAACGATCTTGATACAAAAAATTATTCAACTCAGCAGGCGCTTGATATGCTCGAAAAAATAAAAGCTGCAAAATCTATCGCTGAAATCAACGATGCTGATAGTGATGAGATTGAAGCCATGATTTATTACGAGTTGGGTGAATACGATAAAGCGGTGAAAGCGTTTGATGAGTTGCGCGCAACAGAAAAGGCAAGTTTTTCTGTTGCAGCCCTCGAAAAATATTGCAACGTTCGTTGTAAGAAATATGTGGAAGATTACAAGCTCAACGGAGATCACAACGCTTCTATAAAAAAGATAAAAACTGTAATTGGAGAACTGGAGCAATTGTCGAAGATAAAATCTACTTCTGATCGTAATATTCTTACCGGCAGTGCTTACAAACGTATTGCTTTCCTCGCCACCGACCAGGCAACCAAACTGAAAGCCTATACCGATGCAGAAAAATATTACACGAAATCCTGTGCAGAAACCTACAATGCTTACGGTTTTAAAAGCCAGGTAATGATGCAATACCTGTGCGATTTATTGAATAAACAACCGGGCCGCAAACCAAGTCTTGGTGGCAAAGCAGTGCACGACGTTATAGAACGCATCAACAAACAGAAGCGCACATTAAAACCTGCCTACAGGAATATGGATTACTGGGAACTGATGGACGACGTTTCCCTGGACTTCCTGCTCCTGCTGCTGCAAAAAGAAGAGGCGCTCCGGGAAAAAAACTGGTCAATGCTCGAAACGAAATTCAAACGCATCTGGAAGAAAGCAGGATCAATGGGTAAAAAAAAGGCCGAGATCGAAAACTTCGAAATCTTTGCTGATGGTCTTCAGGCCACAA